TATAGCTGGGCGCCCTCGGCGAGCGCGTCGACCGCCGAGTCTTTTACCACGATACGTGGCATATTCCTCAAGGCATGCTCCATGGGCAGGATAATATTTTTTAGCGGCGCCTCATCGCCCTGCGTATAATAAAAGTAGGCGTCCGTCAGGTCCTGGAGCGTGATGAGTGTATCGTCCTCCTTGAACGGGCCCGACCTGGTCCGTCGGAGCTCGTACATGTGGGCTCCGACGCCCAGCGCCTCGCCCATGTCGTGGCACAGCTTCCGGATGTAGGTGCCCGCCTCGCAGCCGACTTTGAAGAGCACGTCCCGGCCGTCCATCTCTAAAAAATCGATATAGTAGATGGTCCGCTTGCGCAGCTGTCGCTTTACCGCGCTGACCAGGGGAGGCCGCTGGTAGATGACGCCGGTGAACTCGCCCAGGATGGCTTTAACCCGGGCTTCCGGGACGTCTGCGTGCAGCCGCATGACACAGACGTATTCCTTACCGGATAAAAGTAAATTGCGCACGAGACGCGTGGCGTCGCCCAGCATTGTGGGAAGAACACCCGTCACGTGGGGGTCCAGCGTGCCGCTGTGGCCGGCACGCTTGATGTGCAGAATATTTTTGACCCAAGCCGTGACCTCGTGGCTCGTCGGGCCATAGGGCTTGTCTAAATTGATGACGCCCTTCTCCAAAAGCTCCACAACGCTCCGGGCGTAAGGGTCCTTGCCGTAGCCCTGAGGCCGGCATTCTTCCTTTATTAAAAGCTCTCGTGGCCGCTCGCCCGGCAGCATATCAGGCGCCATTATTCTTCAACCCGTCAATTGCCATAGAGATGATATCCGCCACGCCCTTCGCATCCCACAATCGCGTGTCGATGATCAGGTCGTAGCAGGACCAGTCGTGCTGGTCGATATTGTAGAACTTCTTATAGCGCGTCGACTCGACGAGCTCCCGGGCCTCGTTATCCGCAAGCGCCTTCTCGATGGATATGCCCTCGCGCTTCGCGACCCTCCGCGCACGTACCTGGGGCGTAGTCTTCAGCCATATCTTGAGGTCAGCTTCGATGGTATGGCCGGCCAGGCGGCCCTCCACGAGGGCCATGTCGCATTTCTGCGCCAGCTCTTTCTGCCTCCGGTCGATGGCTATGTCGATGGAAGATTCCTTCTGGGCCAGGGCGCCGAACTCCTCCAGCGTCATGCCCCGCTCCTGGGCGAGTCTTCTGAACTGCTCGCCCGCGGATATCATGGTGAAACCATACCTGTCGATGAGCTCTCGTGCGACAGACGTCTTCCCGGAGCCGGGAAGACCGCTAAGCGTAACGATCATGATGGGGCCACGGTACCTGTGTTAAGGGCTTTCCTGACCATGGAGCTAATGGCCATCGAGCAGATCAGCGACCACCAGACCCAGTACGGGAAGAGCAGGAACCCGTCCGTCAGCTTGACCGCGCCGAAGAGCGGGAAGATCATCGTCATGCCGATGTTAGCCGGCTGCTGTAAATACCAGTAAGCCCACCAGAACAGGGGGATGGAGACGAACACGATGAAGCCCATAGGCTTCATCTGCTGCTTGGTCATCTCCGTCTGGTCCGACATCATGCTAAGCTGTTCCTGCTCGAGCTGCTTGAGCTTTTTCTTATTCCCCGAAAGCTGGGCTTCCTTGTACTCCTTCTGGTACGACTGGTTCCTCTGCATGACACGCCGGTAAAGGTCCCAGTCCATGGTGTACTTTTGTATGATCGTGGAAGCGACCGAGACGATAAGAGCTATGATAAGCACGGCCATGTAGAACGGCATGGTAGCGTTGATAGGCGATACGATAATGTTCACGTAATAGGACATCGTATTCCTGAACCAGGCAGGCAAAAAGATAGAGCCGATGAAAATGCCGAACCCGAGCACCAGGATGATATTCTGGATAGTGTTTACGATGCCGCCTTTTTTCTTGGCCTTCGTTTCAGTAGTATTATTGTCGCTCATCACGACTCCTCATGAAAATAGAAGATTTGTACATATAACGTTACTGCAATCTTTCGAGGGCCTTCAGGATGTCCGAGCGCACCTCGTCGATCTCCCGCTCGCCGTCTATGTCTATGAGCAGGCCCTTCTTCCGGTAATAGTCGATGAGGGGCTGAGTCTGCTTCTGATAGACCTCTATGCGGTGCTTGATAGCTGCCTCGGTGTCGTCGGCCCTCTGGTAGAGCTCGCCGCCGCACTGGTCGCAGACGCCGGGGACCTTAGGCGGGTTAGACTTGATGTTGTAAGTCGCCCCGCAGGAACGGCATGTCCTGCGCCCTGACAGCCGACTTATCAATTCATTCGCGCCGACGTCGACGTTCACGACGGCGTCCAGATTCTTATTGATGTCGTCCAGGATCGGGTCCAGTGCCTCCGCCTGCGCGATCGTCCTGG
This genomic window from Methanocella sp. contains:
- a CDS encoding RNA-guided pseudouridylation complex pseudouridine synthase subunit Cbf5, with protein sequence MAPDMLPGERPRELLIKEECRPQGYGKDPYARSVVELLEKGVINLDKPYGPTSHEVTAWVKNILHIKRAGHSGTLDPHVTGVLPTMLGDATRLVRNLLLSGKEYVCVMRLHADVPEARVKAILGEFTGVIYQRPPLVSAVKRQLRKRTIYYIDFLEMDGRDVLFKVGCEAGTYIRKLCHDMGEALGVGAHMYELRRTRSGPFKEDDTLITLQDLTDAYFYYTQGDEAPLKNIILPMEHALRNMPRIVVKDSAVDALAEGAQLYVQGISKVDTGIQKGDMVAVFTLIGEVVSIGTAKMTTEEIMAVKEGQAMDTVRVVMEPGVYPKEWKKTFK
- the cmk gene encoding (d)CMP kinase; this encodes MIVTLSGLPGSGKTSVARELIDRYGFTMISAGEQFRRLAQERGMTLEEFGALAQKESSIDIAIDRRQKELAQKCDMALVEGRLAGHTIEADLKIWLKTTPQVRARRVAKREGISIEKALADNEARELVESTRYKKFYNIDQHDWSCYDLIIDTRLWDAKGVADIISMAIDGLKNNGA
- a CDS encoding DUF106 domain-containing protein — translated: MSDNNTTETKAKKKGGIVNTIQNIILVLGFGIFIGSIFLPAWFRNTMSYYVNIIVSPINATMPFYMAVLIIALIVSVASTIIQKYTMDWDLYRRVMQRNQSYQKEYKEAQLSGNKKKLKQLEQEQLSMMSDQTEMTKQQMKPMGFIVFVSIPLFWWAYWYLQQPANIGMTMIFPLFGAVKLTDGFLLFPYWVWWSLICSMAISSMVRKALNTGTVAPS
- a CDS encoding adenylate kinase, whose translation is MQIVLFGPPGAGKGTQAKFISEKFNVPHISTGDILRENVREGTALGKKAKVFMDNGALVPDELLIDLIRDRLQKPDTKKGFLLDGFPRTIAQAEALDPILDDINKNLDAVVNVDVGANELISRLSGRRTCRSCGATYNIKSNPPKVPGVCDQCGGELYQRADDTEAAIKHRIEVYQKQTQPLIDYYRKKGLLIDIDGEREIDEVRSDILKALERLQ